In Agromyces sp. G08B096, a genomic segment contains:
- a CDS encoding site-specific integrase — protein sequence MARPRTAIGTYGMINVIEVSPGKWRARTRYRFADGKARQVEKYGPSSAKAIAALKQALTTVEADRGGELKPTTTLRVLAQMFLDAKRDVGRSEGTLETYGYAVTAHIVPRIGDPTVAEAKPARLQPFLNRVEKESGAGAAKNCRSTLSGMMSMAVVNGAIEKNPVRELERISRPKGKMRGSAAIPIDELPSFLAKIRSDADLEKWDTIELIEFMLCSGWRVAEACGLDIASVDLAAGTAAVEAINVRVKGKGIVRQEFPKTEKSARVTPLPAQTVELLRRRHERLREFTTLLFPTPLMRLRDPSNTQREIRDRREALGYPELSTHSFRKTVATILDKEGLSATEIADYLGHENPSMTQDVYMNTLKGSTKAAEVMGRRLDGMI from the coding sequence ATGGCTCGACCCAGGACAGCTATCGGGACGTACGGCATGATCAATGTGATCGAGGTGTCGCCCGGCAAATGGCGGGCGCGCACGCGATACCGATTCGCCGATGGAAAGGCCCGTCAGGTTGAGAAATACGGACCGAGCAGTGCGAAGGCGATCGCTGCGCTGAAGCAGGCGCTCACAACCGTCGAAGCGGATCGAGGTGGTGAGCTCAAGCCGACGACAACCCTGCGCGTCCTCGCGCAGATGTTCCTTGACGCGAAGCGCGATGTCGGGCGGTCGGAGGGCACCCTTGAGACCTACGGCTATGCCGTCACCGCGCACATCGTGCCAAGGATCGGCGACCCCACCGTCGCCGAAGCCAAGCCGGCCCGTCTGCAGCCCTTCCTCAACCGCGTTGAGAAGGAGAGTGGGGCCGGGGCGGCGAAGAACTGCCGCTCTACTCTGAGCGGGATGATGTCGATGGCTGTGGTCAATGGCGCGATCGAAAAGAACCCCGTGCGTGAGCTGGAGCGTATCTCCCGACCAAAGGGAAAGATGCGCGGTAGCGCGGCCATCCCGATCGATGAGCTGCCGAGCTTTCTCGCCAAGATCCGTTCTGACGCGGACCTCGAGAAATGGGACACCATCGAGCTGATCGAGTTCATGCTGTGCTCAGGCTGGCGCGTCGCGGAGGCGTGCGGCCTCGATATCGCCTCAGTGGACCTCGCCGCCGGCACTGCCGCCGTCGAAGCCATCAACGTCCGCGTCAAAGGCAAGGGGATCGTGCGCCAGGAGTTCCCAAAGACCGAGAAGTCCGCACGGGTCACCCCGCTGCCGGCGCAGACCGTGGAGCTGCTCCGGCGGCGACACGAGCGGCTGCGGGAGTTCACCACGCTGCTCTTCCCGACGCCCCTGATGCGCCTGCGCGACCCTTCGAACACGCAGCGTGAGATCCGAGACCGGCGCGAAGCACTCGGCTACCCCGAGCTCTCCACGCACTCGTTCCGCAAGACTGTGGCTACGATCCTTGACAAGGAAGGGCTGTCCGCCACCGAGATCGCCGATTACCTCGGCCACGAGAATCCGTCGATGACCCAAGACGTCTACATGAACACCCTGAAGGGATCCACGAAGGCTGCTGAGGTGATGGGGCGGCGGCTCGATGGGATGATTTGA
- a CDS encoding acyl-CoA desaturase codes for MRRRYGYYWTKLILVPVVIGAAIVVFIWIGDSWWQMFTAAIFAFLFTQTAFLGHDAAHRQIFRSGRWNDWVSLIIGDLFIGMSYGWWQHKHTRHHANPNRIGSDPDIELPVVAFTPEQATRPRPALMRWVIAHQGVFFFPLLLLEGLSLHASSVHRVLMREKVQRRPVEIAFLTVRLLGYLTLVILVLSPDKAAVFLAIQLGLFGVYMGMSFAPNHKGMPLVPAGLKLDFLRRQALMSRNIRGTRLLDFAMGGLNYQIEHHLFPSMPRPHLRRAAPLISKYLTSHDVPYTQTTLWRSYAIVFHYINRVGLGERDPFECPLLAQRQHLGAS; via the coding sequence ATGCGACGCCGCTACGGCTACTACTGGACCAAGCTCATCCTCGTTCCCGTCGTCATCGGCGCCGCGATTGTCGTGTTCATCTGGATCGGCGACAGCTGGTGGCAGATGTTCACCGCCGCGATCTTCGCCTTCCTCTTCACACAGACCGCGTTCCTCGGCCACGACGCCGCCCACCGGCAGATCTTCCGCTCCGGCCGCTGGAACGACTGGGTCAGCCTGATCATCGGCGACCTGTTCATCGGGATGAGCTACGGCTGGTGGCAGCACAAGCACACCCGCCACCACGCCAACCCGAACCGCATCGGGTCGGACCCCGACATCGAACTCCCCGTCGTCGCCTTCACCCCAGAACAAGCGACCCGTCCACGACCAGCGCTCATGCGCTGGGTAATCGCCCACCAAGGCGTGTTCTTCTTCCCGCTCCTCCTATTGGAGGGCCTCTCGCTGCACGCTTCGAGCGTGCACCGCGTCCTCATGCGCGAAAAAGTGCAGCGCAGGCCGGTCGAGATTGCGTTCCTGACCGTCCGCCTCCTCGGCTACCTCACGCTCGTCATCCTCGTACTCTCACCCGACAAGGCCGCCGTCTTCCTCGCGATCCAGCTCGGGCTATTCGGTGTCTACATGGGCATGTCGTTCGCGCCGAACCACAAGGGAATGCCGCTCGTGCCCGCGGGGTTGAAGCTCGACTTCCTCCGCCGCCAGGCCCTGATGAGCAGGAACATCCGAGGCACCCGCCTCCTCGACTTCGCGATGGGAGGACTGAACTACCAGATCGAACATCACCTGTTCCCCTCGATGCCCAGGCCCCACCTCCGACGTGCAGCACCCCTGATCTCGAAGTACCTGACCAGCCACGATGTCCCATACACGCAGACGACGCTCTGGCGGTCCTACGCCATCGTCTTCCACTACATCAACCGCGTCGGGCTCGGCGAACGCGACCCCTTCGAATGCCCCCTCCTCGCCCAACGCCAACACCTCGGCGCTTCCTAG
- a CDS encoding CPBP family glutamic-type intramembrane protease, which produces MPARRIPPRGVATRARAPAVEVRGRRSRASSPPAPRPSCPHHRRRGSAPSAQEASATGPGVARSARPSLRAEAFDRATPPSASRPLPPARHPTHHLGFFAASIVLLLVGFTEEMATRGLLLVGLRSRLHEGWVWFISTAAFAVMHLTNALGGQGLDLTMTQVGMAFLGGTVFYILRRTTGTLIWAMVLHGLWDFSTFAVGHGTAGPLAPLASPVFMLAGAAGLIVVAFVIRGANERTSSL; this is translated from the coding sequence CTGCCCGCCAGAAGGATTCCTCCTCGAGGGGTCGCGACCAGAGCCCGAGCGCCAGCCGTCGAAGTTCGGGGACGCCGATCCCGAGCTTCTTCGCCGCCCGCTCCTCGGCCAAGCTGCCCGCACCACCGACGGCGGGGATCCGCCCCGTCGGCACAGGAGGCATCTGCGACTGGTCCAGGAGTTGCTCGAAGTGCGCGTCCTTCTCTGCGCGCGGAAGCGTTCGACCGCGCAACTCCCCCATCCGCCTCAAGACCTCTTCCTCCAGCTCGTCATCCCACTCATCACCTCGGCTTCTTCGCCGCGTCGATCGTCCTGCTGCTGGTCGGCTTCACCGAGGAAATGGCGACCCGCGGCCTGCTGCTCGTCGGCCTGCGCAGCCGACTCCACGAGGGATGGGTGTGGTTCATCAGCACAGCAGCGTTCGCGGTCATGCACCTCACGAACGCGCTCGGCGGACAGGGCCTCGACCTCACGATGACCCAGGTCGGCATGGCGTTCCTCGGCGGCACCGTGTTCTACATCCTCCGCCGCACGACCGGCACCCTGATCTGGGCCATGGTGCTCCACGGCCTGTGGGACTTCTCGACCTTCGCAGTCGGGCACGGCACCGCCGGGCCGCTTGCCCCGCTCGCCTCCCCGGTGTTCATGCTCGCCGGCGCGGCAGGCCTCATCGTCGTCGCGTTCGTCATCCGCGGCGCCAACGAACGCACCTCCTCGCTGTAA
- a CDS encoding AAA family ATPase → MHDIQDHVTRIITEAGVRSAPRPLREVIMLATRLASEDCLSVLAPDAPRPEHVAHLTSVRVIACETRLRDLLSARATKSRNRPPDVHRIVRRLRLDPAQARAAAAVASADPLVVVEGAAGAGKTTMLAAAIATAAAQGRATRVVTPTKKAADVAHQELGIAADSVAKLVHEHGWRWNRDGVWTRLAIGERDPQTGAPYGGPAASSRLARGERIVVDEAGMLDQDTALALLTVADEYGSTLALVGDRAQLAAVGRGGVLDIAAQLLPRVHRMMAVHRFSDPAYAALTVQMRRGEHPASLFDRLRALGLVVIHESPDALRETLARELRIGDAVTVATIDEARDVNARIRDEQVFTGHVDDHHTATGSDGLRIGRGDVIQTRENDSNLAVANRQTWTVQGVGDDGAVWAKERSGCRRQRTVRLPSEYVAEHTHLAYASTAYGMQGATVPESHTILEDAMDAAGVYVGMTRGRNANRLHVIATDLYDAREQFVLALERDRADRGLATATAAARESVRGLSTTTARLPGGTGFDRNIAAGRMPEVGLSR, encoded by the coding sequence GTGCACGACATCCAAGACCACGTCACGCGCATCATCACGGAGGCAGGCGTGCGATCCGCCCCGCGACCGTTGCGCGAGGTGATCATGCTCGCGACTCGGTTGGCGAGTGAGGACTGCTTGTCCGTTCTTGCGCCGGACGCCCCACGCCCCGAGCACGTCGCTCACCTGACGAGCGTGCGCGTCATCGCCTGCGAGACCCGGCTGCGCGATCTCCTGAGTGCGCGTGCAACCAAGTCTCGAAACCGTCCGCCCGACGTGCACCGCATCGTACGACGGCTGAGGCTGGATCCAGCGCAGGCGAGGGCCGCCGCCGCGGTCGCGTCCGCCGACCCACTCGTTGTCGTGGAGGGCGCCGCGGGCGCGGGCAAGACCACGATGCTGGCCGCCGCGATCGCGACGGCTGCTGCACAGGGTCGTGCAACGCGGGTGGTCACGCCGACGAAGAAGGCGGCGGATGTCGCGCACCAGGAACTCGGGATTGCGGCCGACAGCGTCGCGAAGCTGGTGCACGAGCACGGCTGGCGCTGGAATCGCGACGGCGTCTGGACTCGTCTCGCCATAGGTGAGCGCGATCCACAGACCGGTGCGCCCTACGGAGGCCCCGCGGCATCCTCTCGGCTCGCCCGCGGTGAGCGAATTGTCGTCGACGAAGCCGGCATGCTCGACCAGGACACCGCGCTCGCGCTCCTAACCGTCGCCGACGAGTACGGCTCCACGCTCGCGCTCGTCGGCGATCGGGCGCAGCTCGCCGCGGTGGGTCGCGGCGGCGTGCTCGACATTGCAGCGCAATTGCTCCCGCGCGTGCACCGAATGATGGCCGTGCACCGTTTCAGCGACCCCGCGTATGCCGCGCTCACTGTGCAGATGCGACGCGGGGAGCATCCGGCATCCCTGTTCGACCGTCTTCGTGCGCTCGGCCTTGTCGTGATCCATGAAAGCCCGGATGCCCTACGCGAAACGCTCGCACGTGAGTTGCGTATCGGAGATGCGGTGACTGTCGCGACAATCGACGAAGCGCGCGACGTGAACGCGCGCATCCGCGACGAACAGGTATTCACCGGCCACGTCGACGACCACCACACCGCGACCGGCAGCGACGGTCTGAGAATCGGACGCGGCGATGTGATCCAAACCCGGGAGAACGACTCCAACCTAGCCGTGGCGAATCGACAGACATGGACCGTCCAGGGCGTGGGCGACGACGGCGCAGTATGGGCGAAGGAACGCTCCGGCTGTCGGCGACAACGCACTGTGCGTCTGCCGTCGGAGTACGTCGCCGAGCACACTCATCTGGCGTACGCCTCTACCGCCTACGGGATGCAAGGCGCGACTGTTCCCGAGTCGCACACGATCCTCGAGGATGCCATGGATGCGGCGGGCGTATATGTAGGCATGACTCGCGGACGTAATGCCAACCGACTGCACGTTATTGCGACTGATCTCTATGACGCGCGAGAACAGTTCGTACTCGCGCTGGAACGCGATCGCGCCGACCGCGGACTCGCGACCGCGACGGCCGCTGCGCGCGAGTCTGTGCGCGGCCTCTCGACCACTACGGCACGTCTGCCGGGCGGTACCGGATTCGATCGGAACATCGCGGCCGGGCGTATGCCGGAAGTTGGCCTCAGCCGATGA
- a CDS encoding zinc-ribbon domain-containing protein: protein MPGVNDLATSRPDVAKLWHPSANSSAPEGVTAGSSKVAWWVCPKDARHRWQRPITSQVQSGAYCPVCEGRIAIAGVNDLATARPDLAAQWDPSNALAPEEVTTVTSKIVGWVCPAHTEHRWRARVGDRAKGYGCPICSGRRAFAGFNDLASRNPGLAAEWDPANPIRADQVTFSSARKVNWICPNDARHKWLASVNSRNSGGGRGCPFCAGKRIHVGSMDLATTHPDVAAAWDRERNTRTPQQVTAGSGYRAHWVCVVDPEHRWQTSVSNRALGGNECPECSRRVASRIERVLFEALADHLDAPAHGRKVPVPWGPQTAAELDISGSYRGAPVAIEYDGLAWHENRADVDIAKTTAILEAGYFVVRIRQGELPHLELEHPRLLQLDYRYRSGTDDRLALFLQPTVATILKWLEAQTTRSPEPSPTGDVASPADLPPMGEA from the coding sequence ATGCCGGGCGTGAACGACCTTGCCACGAGCCGGCCGGACGTCGCCAAGCTATGGCACCCGTCCGCGAACTCTTCGGCACCGGAGGGCGTCACTGCGGGCTCGAGCAAGGTGGCGTGGTGGGTGTGCCCAAAGGATGCCCGCCACCGTTGGCAGCGACCTATCACGAGCCAAGTGCAATCCGGTGCGTACTGCCCGGTATGCGAGGGCCGTATCGCGATCGCCGGCGTCAACGACCTCGCGACCGCCCGCCCCGACCTCGCCGCGCAGTGGGATCCTTCCAACGCGCTCGCTCCCGAGGAGGTGACTACCGTGACGAGCAAGATAGTTGGCTGGGTGTGCCCGGCACACACCGAACATCGATGGCGGGCAAGAGTGGGCGATCGTGCCAAGGGTTACGGCTGCCCGATTTGCTCAGGCCGCCGCGCCTTCGCTGGTTTCAATGACCTCGCCTCCCGGAATCCTGGCTTGGCGGCCGAGTGGGACCCTGCGAACCCGATCCGGGCCGACCAAGTCACGTTCTCGTCCGCGCGGAAGGTGAACTGGATCTGCCCGAATGACGCGCGCCACAAGTGGCTGGCGAGCGTGAACAGCCGCAATAGCGGTGGCGGGCGCGGCTGCCCTTTCTGCGCCGGAAAGCGCATACACGTGGGCAGCATGGACCTTGCCACGACGCATCCGGACGTCGCTGCGGCGTGGGACCGGGAGAGGAACACGAGAACGCCCCAGCAGGTGACCGCGGGGTCCGGATATCGTGCCCACTGGGTGTGCGTCGTGGATCCCGAGCACCGCTGGCAGACGTCGGTTTCGAACCGAGCGCTCGGGGGGAACGAGTGCCCGGAGTGCTCGCGCCGTGTGGCATCCCGGATCGAGCGGGTCCTGTTTGAGGCGCTGGCCGATCATCTTGACGCTCCGGCGCACGGCCGGAAGGTGCCGGTGCCCTGGGGGCCGCAGACCGCAGCCGAGTTGGACATATCCGGCAGCTATCGAGGAGCACCGGTTGCGATCGAGTACGACGGACTCGCGTGGCACGAGAACCGTGCCGATGTGGACATCGCGAAGACGACCGCGATCCTTGAAGCCGGCTACTTCGTTGTGCGCATTCGGCAGGGCGAGCTCCCGCATCTTGAGCTCGAGCACCCGAGGCTCCTGCAATTGGACTATAGATACCGGTCCGGCACCGACGACAGGCTCGCGCTCTTTCTTCAGCCGACCGTCGCGACCATCCTCAAATGGCTGGAGGCGCAGACCACGCGTTCGCCGGAACCTTCGCCTACAGGCGATGTCGCCTCACCCGCCGATTTACCTCCCATGGGCGAGGCATGA